The following proteins are encoded in a genomic region of Rudaeicoccus suwonensis:
- a CDS encoding SGNH/GDSL hydrolase family protein: MTRKNPLLQHSLAAIGAVTALATATLAIGAPAHAATVRPSATAPFNYVAMGDSYSAGSGLLPLSPGVNPLCLQSTLNYAHLIASSQKYNLKDVTCGGADTSNFTSAQYPIVTPPQLNALSSSTQLVTMTIGGNDSDVFLDTILECGSAGIATLGTGDPCKTLYGSKFVDTINTSTYPNVVKALQEVRAKAPNARIAIGGYPRILPASGSGCFPQMPIASGDLAYVNDIETALNSAIQRAAAKVGVTYVDMTGVSTGHDACQAVGTRWVEPALFATQFVPVHPNALGEQAYARAFEAALGL; this comes from the coding sequence ATGACCCGGAAGAACCCCCTGCTGCAACACTCTCTCGCGGCGATCGGCGCCGTGACCGCACTTGCGACGGCGACCCTGGCGATCGGCGCGCCCGCTCACGCCGCGACCGTCCGCCCCAGCGCCACAGCCCCGTTCAACTACGTCGCGATGGGCGACAGTTACAGCGCCGGTTCCGGCCTGCTGCCGCTGAGCCCGGGTGTCAACCCGCTGTGCCTGCAGTCGACGCTCAACTATGCGCACCTGATCGCCAGTTCGCAGAAGTACAACCTCAAGGACGTCACCTGCGGCGGCGCGGACACCTCGAACTTCACCAGCGCGCAGTACCCGATCGTCACACCGCCTCAGTTGAACGCGCTGTCGTCCAGCACGCAACTGGTCACGATGACCATCGGCGGCAACGACAGCGACGTCTTCCTCGACACGATCCTGGAGTGCGGCTCCGCCGGCATCGCAACTCTCGGCACCGGCGATCCGTGCAAGACGCTCTACGGCTCGAAGTTCGTCGACACCATCAACACCTCGACCTACCCGAACGTCGTCAAGGCGCTGCAGGAGGTCCGGGCAAAGGCTCCCAACGCGCGCATCGCCATCGGCGGCTACCCGCGGATCCTGCCCGCATCGGGCTCCGGATGCTTCCCGCAGATGCCGATCGCCAGCGGCGACCTGGCCTATGTGAACGACATCGAGACCGCTCTCAACAGCGCGATCCAACGCGCGGCCGCCAAGGTCGGCGTGACGTATGTCGACATGACCGGTGTGTCGACCGGCCACGACGCCTGCCAGGCCGTCGGCACCCGCTGGGTCGAACCAGCGCTTTTTGCAACGCAATTCGTGCCGGTGCACCCCAACGCTCTCGGCGAGCAGGCCTATGCGCGGGCGTTCGAAGCCGCACTCGGACTCTGA
- a CDS encoding alpha/beta fold hydrolase gives MTIGHVLVGSGPMHVIALHGWFGSAQGWGELPERLDTDRCTFAFLDYRGYGSRQDETGDHSIAEISADAIALADELGWDRYALVGHSMGGSAMMRVFADAPDRVTAMVGVSPVPPTGIPFDDDSWALFDGAAASDDNRAAIIDFTTGNVRPQEWVQQMVRFSVDNSRRDAFGAYLPSWGKTDFHDEVPRVEVPLRIIAGARDPALGPQTCEATWLQMYPGAVMNVIDDAGHYAMYEAPDEFMTHLNDALGIHD, from the coding sequence ATGACAATCGGTCACGTCCTGGTGGGCTCCGGCCCGATGCACGTCATTGCCCTGCACGGGTGGTTCGGTTCGGCGCAGGGGTGGGGTGAGTTGCCGGAGCGGCTCGACACCGACCGCTGCACGTTCGCCTTCCTGGACTACCGCGGTTATGGCAGTCGCCAGGACGAGACCGGCGATCACAGCATCGCCGAGATCAGCGCCGACGCGATCGCGCTGGCCGACGAACTCGGTTGGGATCGTTACGCATTGGTGGGTCACTCGATGGGCGGGTCGGCGATGATGCGCGTCTTCGCCGACGCGCCCGACCGGGTCACGGCGATGGTCGGCGTCTCACCGGTGCCGCCGACAGGCATTCCGTTCGACGACGACTCGTGGGCGCTGTTCGACGGCGCTGCCGCCAGCGACGACAACCGCGCCGCGATCATCGACTTCACCACCGGCAATGTGCGCCCGCAGGAGTGGGTGCAGCAGATGGTGCGCTTCTCGGTCGACAACTCCCGGCGGGATGCCTTCGGTGCGTACCTGCCCTCGTGGGGCAAGACCGACTTCCACGACGAGGTGCCGCGCGTCGAGGTGCCGTTGCGGATCATCGCCGGAGCGCGCGACCCGGCGCTCGGGCCGCAGACCTGCGAGGCGACCTGGCTGCAGATGTACCCCGGTGCCGTCATGAATGTGATCGACGACGCCGGCCACTATGCGATGTACGAAGCGCCGGACGAGTTCATGACCCACCTGAACGACGCCCTCGGCATACACGACTGA
- a CDS encoding GntR family transcriptional regulator: MSASDTAYEHVKNAIFSGELATSTFITEGEVADEVGISRTPVREAFLRLQAEGMIELYPKKGALVIPATAQETREVFEARALIEQWAANQVWARRADAVPGLREQLDAMDAARRAGDAAAFSAADRAFHAVIVDLAGNSVIARQYAHLRDRQVVIVATNIRSGASRMAASCAQHRELLRLLESGTKAAFVAACGEHVSYAGNLAIAR; encoded by the coding sequence ATGAGCGCGAGTGACACGGCATATGAGCACGTCAAGAACGCCATCTTCTCCGGCGAATTGGCGACATCCACCTTCATCACCGAGGGCGAGGTGGCCGACGAGGTGGGGATCTCGCGCACGCCGGTGCGTGAGGCCTTTCTTCGACTCCAGGCCGAGGGCATGATCGAGCTCTATCCGAAGAAGGGCGCGCTCGTCATACCTGCGACCGCGCAGGAGACGCGCGAGGTCTTCGAAGCGCGGGCCCTCATCGAGCAGTGGGCCGCGAACCAGGTCTGGGCGCGGCGTGCCGATGCCGTGCCGGGGCTGCGGGAGCAACTCGACGCGATGGATGCTGCTCGTCGCGCAGGTGACGCCGCGGCCTTCTCGGCGGCCGATCGCGCGTTCCACGCGGTCATCGTCGATCTGGCCGGCAACTCGGTGATTGCACGGCAGTACGCACACCTGCGTGATCGCCAGGTGGTCATCGTCGCCACGAACATCCGCAGTGGAGCGTCCCGTATGGCGGCATCCTGCGCCCAGCATCGTGAGTTGCTGCGGCTGCTCGAGTCGGGCACCAAGGCGGCCTTCGTGGCGGCTTGCGGCGAGCACGTCAGTTATGCAGGAAACCTGGCGATCGCGCGATGA
- a CDS encoding alpha/beta fold hydrolase, with the protein MDTFVRDGLTFDVTDSGPAGGEVVILLHGFPQDRRAWDKVTPELNAAGHRTLAPDQRGYSPRATPKSRTAYGLDQLALDVIALADAAGAARVHVVGHDWGGAVAWHLASRHSDRVASVTVLSTPHPAAMGWAFTHSDQWRKSGYMVFFQLPWIAERSVHRRLPGLYVKTGMTAEDAAKYAEKFATPASLSGGLGWYRSMPASKAMLSSMKRSAKAKRAAAPSSAGAATAAPRSRKVQVPTTYVWGSHDFALGRAAAEKTAEFIGGDYEFVEVPDAGHWLPEVNADLVSEAILQRITSAGATDN; encoded by the coding sequence ATGGACACCTTCGTGCGCGACGGCCTGACCTTCGACGTGACCGACAGCGGTCCGGCCGGCGGCGAGGTCGTGATCCTGCTGCACGGCTTCCCCCAGGACAGGCGCGCGTGGGACAAGGTGACGCCCGAGCTCAATGCGGCCGGCCATCGCACCCTGGCACCGGATCAGCGCGGCTATTCGCCTCGCGCGACGCCGAAGAGCCGCACGGCATACGGGCTCGATCAGCTCGCCCTGGACGTCATCGCCCTTGCCGATGCCGCAGGCGCCGCCCGCGTGCACGTCGTCGGTCACGACTGGGGTGGTGCCGTCGCGTGGCACCTTGCGAGCCGGCACAGCGATCGGGTTGCCTCGGTGACGGTGCTGTCGACGCCACATCCGGCCGCGATGGGTTGGGCATTCACGCACAGCGACCAGTGGCGCAAGAGCGGCTACATGGTGTTCTTCCAACTGCCATGGATCGCCGAGCGATCAGTGCACCGCCGGCTGCCCGGACTGTACGTCAAGACCGGCATGACGGCCGAGGATGCCGCGAAGTATGCCGAGAAGTTCGCCACGCCCGCCTCGCTCAGCGGGGGCCTGGGCTGGTATCGCTCCATGCCGGCCAGCAAGGCGATGCTTTCGTCGATGAAGCGGTCGGCGAAGGCCAAGCGGGCGGCTGCGCCGTCATCTGCCGGCGCAGCCACGGCGGCGCCGCGTAGTCGCAAGGTGCAGGTGCCGACCACCTACGTGTGGGGCAGCCATGACTTTGCGCTTGGCCGTGCCGCAGCAGAGAAAACCGCCGAATTCATCGGCGGGGACTACGAATTCGTCGAGGTGCCGGACGCCGGGCACTGGCTGCCCGAGGTCAATGCCGACCTGGTGAGCGAGGCGATCCTGCAGCGCATCACCTCAGCAGGGGCGACCGACAACTGA
- a CDS encoding MFS transporter translates to MSATAAGPSASTPQESAQSASTTSPALAGSGEYASPLWPLGGRRAWAVWLSALSIYILAIFHRTSLGVAGVIAADRFHISSGQLATFVVVQLLVYAAMQVPVGVLLDRYGSKALLLAGIITMSLAQFGFAYAHTFAAGIVARVFVGMGDAMIFVSLLRLVALWFPPARTPIMTQLCSVFGQIGAITAEGPLAFALRDLGWRTSYELAAGAGVIFGAILVVVVRDSPYRSTARTQVRLRAVRQGVAMTWREPGTRLGLWCHFTSQFSATVFTLMWGFPFLTKGEGLSTGMASLLLELMIVASISTSPLYGAFTARFPYSRSSLVLTTVTGIMTMWAVVLLWPGRAPLWLLIVLVLVTAIGGPGSMIGFDLARTFNPPGRLGSASGIVNVGGFSAALGSILLIGLLLDHLSPGGPNTYDLHAFRVALSVQYLVWFVGIVQIVRLRRRTRRLVHAHDGLAHLRVGVPRPGAAYRSGRPPGR, encoded by the coding sequence GTGAGTGCGACCGCGGCAGGGCCGTCGGCATCGACGCCGCAGGAGTCCGCCCAGTCGGCATCGACCACCTCGCCCGCGTTGGCCGGATCCGGTGAATACGCTTCTCCGCTGTGGCCACTCGGTGGTCGACGGGCGTGGGCGGTGTGGTTGTCCGCGCTGTCCATCTACATCCTGGCGATCTTTCACCGAACTTCTCTCGGCGTCGCCGGGGTGATCGCCGCGGACCGATTCCACATCAGTTCCGGGCAACTCGCGACCTTCGTCGTGGTCCAACTGCTGGTGTATGCCGCGATGCAGGTGCCGGTCGGTGTGCTGTTGGACCGCTACGGATCCAAGGCGCTGCTGCTCGCCGGGATCATCACGATGAGCCTGGCTCAGTTCGGCTTCGCCTACGCCCACACCTTCGCCGCCGGAATCGTCGCGCGCGTCTTCGTCGGCATGGGGGACGCCATGATCTTCGTGTCGCTGCTGAGGCTCGTCGCATTGTGGTTCCCGCCCGCGCGAACACCGATCATGACGCAGCTGTGCAGCGTGTTCGGGCAGATCGGAGCGATCACCGCCGAAGGGCCGTTGGCCTTCGCGTTGCGCGACCTCGGCTGGCGCACGTCATACGAGCTCGCGGCCGGCGCAGGTGTGATCTTCGGCGCGATTCTCGTTGTTGTGGTGCGGGATTCGCCATACCGCAGCACCGCACGCACCCAGGTGCGGTTACGTGCCGTGCGGCAGGGCGTGGCGATGACCTGGCGGGAGCCGGGCACCCGCCTCGGGCTCTGGTGCCATTTCACCTCGCAGTTCTCGGCGACGGTGTTCACCCTGATGTGGGGATTCCCGTTCCTCACCAAGGGCGAAGGTCTGTCGACCGGTATGGCGAGCCTGTTGTTGGAGCTGATGATCGTCGCCTCGATTTCGACGAGTCCGCTCTACGGAGCGTTCACCGCGCGATTCCCGTATTCCCGCTCAAGCCTCGTGCTGACCACCGTGACCGGCATCATGACGATGTGGGCGGTGGTGCTGCTCTGGCCGGGGCGGGCGCCGCTGTGGCTGCTGATCGTGCTGGTGCTCGTCACCGCGATCGGTGGGCCGGGGTCGATGATCGGATTCGACCTGGCCCGCACGTTCAATCCGCCCGGGCGACTGGGCAGCGCCTCCGGGATCGTCAACGTCGGAGGCTTCAGCGCGGCCCTCGGCTCGATCCTGCTGATCGGCCTGCTGCTGGATCATCTCTCACCCGGTGGACCGAATACGTATGACCTGCACGCCTTTCGGGTCGCGCTGAGCGTGCAGTACCTCGTGTGGTTCGTTGGCATCGTGCAGATCGTGCGGCTGCGTCGACGCACTCGTCGGCTGGTCCACGCGCACGACGGTCTGGCGCATCTGCGGGTCGGTGTGCCACGGCCGGGCGCGGCATACAGAAGCGGCCGACCACCTGGTCGGTGA